In bacterium YEK0313, the DNA window CGGCCTGCTCGTGCTGACCGAGGCGGCGCTGAACTTCTCCTTCCCGCTGGTCACGCAATACCTGATCGACGAAGGCCTGATCAAAAAAGACTGGGAAGCGCTGGTCAAATCGCTCGTCTTCATGGGCACGGCGGCGGTGACCGTGTCGATGGTCGCGCTGCTCGCCGACTATCTCTATACGCGCATCTTTTCGGACATGGTCCGGGACATCCGGCAGCACCTGTTCAACCACGTGCAGACCATGTCCATGCCGTTCTTCCACACGACGCCGACCGGCACGGTGCTGTCGCGCTTCTCCGGCGACCTGGTCGCCATCGAGGTCGGCATCGTCGGGGTGGTGCCGCAATTCGTCATGCCGTTCCTGGAGGTCGTCTACGCCACCATCCTGATGTTCATGTTCGACGTCTGGCTCGGCATGATCGGCGCGCTGATCTTCCCGCTGATTCTGTGGTGGCCCCGCATCTTCGCCCGCCGCGCCTTCACCTATGCCTATGACAAGCGCCTGACCGAGGGAAAGCTGCTCGGCGCGGTGCAGGAAAACGTCGCGGCCCAGCCGGTGATCAAGGCCTTCGGCCTGACGGCGCAGGCGCAGAGCGGCTTTTCGATCCTCAACACGTCGTGGCAGACCATCGCGCGGCGCACCAATTTCACCAGCGCCCTGGTCGAGCGGACCGCCCAGACCGGCCTCTACGTCATCCATATCGGCGTGTTCGCGCTCGGCGCCTACTGGGCCTATACCGAGCGCATCACGGTCGGCACCATCATCGCCTTCGAGGGCGTGTTCCTGTCGATGGGCTATGCCCTGACCAATGTCACGCAATATGTGCCGACCCTCGCCCAGGCGGCCGGCTCGATCCGCCATCTCGGCGACCTTCTCGCGATCCGGCCGACCATGGTCGACCCGCCAGGGGCGCCAGCGCTCAAGCCGTTCGAGCGCGAGATCGTCTTCGACGACGTGGCCTTCAACTATCCCGGATCGAGCTTCCGCACCGAAGGCCTCAGCGTGGCGGTCGCCAAGGGATCGTTCCTCGGCATTGTCGGGCCGAGCGGCTCGGGCAAGAGCACCTTCCTCAACCTGCTGATGCGCTTCTACGACCCGACCGAGGGCGCCGTGCGCATCGACGGGATCGACATCCGGACCGTCACGCAGGCATCCCTGCGCGCGCAGATGGCCGTCGTGTTCCAGGACAGCTTCCTGTTCAACACCTCGATCGCCGACAATATCCGCATGGGCAATCCCGGCGCGACCATGGCGCAGATCCATGCCGCCGCGGCCCAGGCCGAGGTGCACGACTTCATCCTGTCGCTGCCGCAGGGCTACGACACCCAGGTCGGCGAGCGCGGTGGCCAGCTCTCCGGCGGCCAGCGCCAGCGCGTCGCGATCGCCCGCGCGCTGGTGCGCGATCCCGCCGTGCTGGTGCTGGACGAGGCGACGAGCGCGCTCGATGCCGGCACCGAGGCCAAGCTGAACGAGACGCTGCGCCGGATCGCCGAGACGCGCACCGTGGTGAGCGTCACGCACCGGCTCGGCAGCGTCACCACCGCCGACCGCATCATCGTGCTCGAACATGGCCGCATCGTCGAAAGCGGCCGCCACCAGGAGCTGGTCGCGCGCGGCGGGCTTTATGCCTCGATGTGGGCGCGCCAGCGCTCCGCCCGCGCCAGCGCGGCGGAAGAGGAGGAGGATGGCGAGTAGGGAGTGGCGAATGGCGAATGGCGAGTGGCGAATGGGGATGCAATGAATAGAGGCGGCGCCCGCCACGCATCCCTACTCCCAATGCGCCATTCCCTACTCGCCATCCGCCATTCGCTATTTCGCCAAAACCATGAGCAGCATGCCTCAAAGTGCCAGCCGGACCGACCGGCCGCCCAGTCCGCTCGATTTCACCACCGTTGCGACGCCGAAGCCGGGCGAAGCGCCGGAGCTCGCGCCCGGCCTGCGCTGGGGGCGGCTGCCGCTGCCCTTCGCGCTGAACCACGTCAATGTCTGGCTGCTGGACGACGCGCCGGGCTGGACGGCGGTCGATGCCGGCGTCGAATCGCCGGAGATGCGCGCCGCGTGGGACACCATGCTCGGCGGACCGCTCGGCGGGGCCGGGCTCAACCGGCTGGTCGCGACCCACGGCCATACCGACCATATCGGTCTTGCCGGCCATCTCGTCGAGACCCATGACATTCCCTTCGCCTCGACGCTGGTCGAGTGGCTGTGGGCGCGGCTGCGCTATGCCGATGCCCGCGAGCCGCCGAAAGCGCATGTCGCCCGCTACATGGCGCGCAACGGCTGCGACGAGGCGATGGTCAGACGCTTCGCCTCCGACCGGTCGAGCTTCGCGCCGGCGCTCGGCCCGCCGCCGCGGCAGATCGAGCGGCTCGTCGACGGCACCGAGATCACCATGGGCGGGCGGCGCTGGCGGACCATCACGGCCGGCGGCCACACCGAGGAACATGCCTCCTTCTACAGCGAGGCCGACCGCATCCTGATCGCCGGCGACCAGGTCCTGTCGCATATCACGCCGGTCATCGGCGTCTTTCCGGGCGAGCCGGATGCCGACCCGCTGGCCGACTATCTCGCCTCGCTGGACCGCTTCATAGCCCTGCCGGAGGATACATTCGTGCTCCCCTCCCACGGCCTGCCGTTTCATGGCCTGCATCTCAGGCTGAAGGCCCTGCGCGAGCATCACGCGCAGCGGCTCGATCGGCTCCACCAGGCGCTGGACCGACCGATGACCGCCTATGAGGCGGCCGCCGCGCTGTTTCCGCGCGCGATCGGCGAAGGCCATGCCTTCCTCGCCATTGCCGAAACGCTCGCCCATCTGCACCGGCTGCGCGGTGACGGCACGGTGCAGGTCGAGACGGACGGACGGGGCGTGAGGCTGTTCAGCCGCCGCTGAGCATGGTCGACCGGAGGAGGAACGGAATGTTTCGCTCTCCGGCGCCCGGCCCGGGAGATCGTTCTTGCTGCGCGGCGGCTCGAAAAGACAAGGCCGTTCCCTTCCTCGGCATCCGGCAAAACCTTATGATTTCAGCGCTTTTAGCAGGGAGGCGCTGGCCATGGCGGCAGTTCGGGAGGGGATCGGCACAGCGGCCGGCGGCCGCTTCGCCCGGCTGATCGCGACGCTGCGCCAGACCCTCGCCGGCACCGATCATCACGGCCTGTGGACGCTCACCGTCGACGGCGTCATGGCCGGCGCATTGTTCCGGGCCGGCGACCGGCTGGAACTGAGCCTGTTCGAAGGCGCCGATCCGCGCCTCGCCGGTTTCGAGCCGCTCGCCCGCGAGCCGTCCGAGATCGAACGCGCCCTGTCCGCACGCCTCGGCGGTGCGGACCGGGTGCGGCTGACGCCGGTGCCCGCCTGGGCGTGAAGACCATGCGGCCGGCCTGAGGCGCCATCACGACTGCCGTTTTCGGTCTTTCGCCGCAAGCGGATCCTGTCGATCCGCGACGGGCCGTGCCATCCTCGATCTCAAGTGATGCCGAGGCCGTGGATCAGGGCGAGGCTGATGGCGCCGAGCAGGGCGAGCGAGATGACGGCGACGAGGGTCACCCGTCCGCCGGCCGCTTTCAGCACCCGGGCATCGACGCTGAGGCCGAGGGCGGCCATGGCGACCACGGTCAGGAGGCCGGACAGGACGGTCAGGGCATCGGCCACCACGGCCGGCACGAGCCCCGCCGAGCGGAGCCCGGCCAGAACGATAAAACCGACGATGAACCAGGG includes these proteins:
- a CDS encoding Putative multidrug export ATP-binding/permease protein, producing MISEQTAVDPDDELDEEEEDVSADDVKAIVAFLAPFGKPYKLLFALLGLLVLTEAALNFSFPLVTQYLIDEGLIKKDWEALVKSLVFMGTAAVTVSMVALLADYLYTRIFSDMVRDIRQHLFNHVQTMSMPFFHTTPTGTVLSRFSGDLVAIEVGIVGVVPQFVMPFLEVVYATILMFMFDVWLGMIGALIFPLILWWPRIFARRAFTYAYDKRLTEGKLLGAVQENVAAQPVIKAFGLTAQAQSGFSILNTSWQTIARRTNFTSALVERTAQTGLYVIHIGVFALGAYWAYTERITVGTIIAFEGVFLSMGYALTNVTQYVPTLAQAAGSIRHLGDLLAIRPTMVDPPGAPALKPFEREIVFDDVAFNYPGSSFRTEGLSVAVAKGSFLGIVGPSGSGKSTFLNLLMRFYDPTEGAVRIDGIDIRTVTQASLRAQMAVVFQDSFLFNTSIADNIRMGNPGATMAQIHAAAAQAEVHDFILSLPQGYDTQVGERGGQLSGGQRQRVAIARALVRDPAVLVLDEATSALDAGTEAKLNETLRRIAETRTVVSVTHRLGSVTTADRIIVLEHGRIVESGRHQELVARGGLYASMWARQRSARASAAEEEEDGE
- the gloB_5 gene encoding Hydroxyacylglutathione hydrolase; protein product: MPQSASRTDRPPSPLDFTTVATPKPGEAPELAPGLRWGRLPLPFALNHVNVWLLDDAPGWTAVDAGVESPEMRAAWDTMLGGPLGGAGLNRLVATHGHTDHIGLAGHLVETHDIPFASTLVEWLWARLRYADAREPPKAHVARYMARNGCDEAMVRRFASDRSSFAPALGPPPRQIERLVDGTEITMGGRRWRTITAGGHTEEHASFYSEADRILIAGDQVLSHITPVIGVFPGEPDADPLADYLASLDRFIALPEDTFVLPSHGLPFHGLHLRLKALREHHAQRLDRLHQALDRPMTAYEAAAALFPRAIGEGHAFLAIAETLAHLHRLRGDGTVQVETDGRGVRLFSRR